A window of Hordeum vulgare subsp. vulgare chromosome 5H, MorexV3_pseudomolecules_assembly, whole genome shotgun sequence genomic DNA:
AGAAGAGGTAAtcgcctcgactctagccggcaggggttgactGGCCGACCAGAGGGATGGCCGCCTGGTCCTCTAGCCGATAGGCGCAGGCTAGCCAGCTAGAAGACTTGGACCTTAGTAAACTATATATGTTCATATTCTTTGGACTGGAaatgaaggaggaggcttgacgaGTCTACCCGGGTTATCCCGACGGTGCTACTTAAGTTTGACAGCAATTCGTGCGGCGAGGAAGAAAAGTATATATGCTGTGTGATGGCTGAAAACAACACGTTCACTCGTGCTTAATATGTATGTGCCTCTTGTGTTACGTGTAGAGGATATCTCTTTTAGTGGCGCCGTATATGTCACGTACGACACGACGTGGCAACGCACGAGCTTCTAACAAGTACAAGTACTAGTGGCTAAGCTTGGGTACACGCGACGCGACACAAGCTAGCCAGGATGGTTGCAGCAGAAATGGTTGTCGCGCCGTTGGACTCGCCGGTGCTCATCACCGTCGTCCTCGCCTTCCTTCTCGTGGTGATCACCCTCCTCGTCTCCTTCTCCACCAGGCGCAGCAGCAGCAATGCGCCGCGGCTGCGGCTGCCCCCGTCGCCGCGGGGCCTGCCGGTCGTCGGCCACCTCCACCTGCTCGGGAGCCTGCCGCACCGGAGCCTCCGGTCCCTGGCCGCGTCCCACGGCCCGGTCATGCACCTGCGGCTCGGCCGCGTGTCCACCGTCGTGGCGTCCTCCGCGGCCGCCGCGGAGGAGGCCATGAAGACCCGCGACGTGGACTTCGCCGGCCGCCCCAGGCTCCTCATGGTCGACCGCTTCTACTACGGCAACGGCGGCATCGGCTTCGCGCCCTACGGCGAGCACTGGCGCCAGGCGCGCCGCGTCTGCGCCGTCCACATGCTCAGCGCGCGCCGCGTCGCCTCCCTCGGCCGCGTCCGGGCGCAGGAGGCCGCCGCGCTCCTCGACCGCGTCCGCCGCGCCGGCGGTGTCGTGAACCTGAGCGACAGCCTCGTCGTCTACTCCAACGCGGTCATCTCCCGCTGCACGCTCGGCGGCGCGGGCTGCGGGGTGGAggaaggcggcggcgacggcgcgagGCTGAAGAAGGCGTTCGGCGAGATGGAGGAGCTCCTCGGCACGGTGCCGATGGGGGAGTCGGTGCCGTGGCTGGGATGGGTGGACACGGTGACGGGGCTGGAGCGGAGGGCCAAGCGCGTCTTCGAGGAGATGGACGGGCTGCTGGAGCGGGTCATCGCCGACCACCGCCAGCGCCGCCGTGCGGACTCCGCCACCGTGCACGAGGAGGACTTCGTGGACGTGATGCTGGACGCCGGCGAGCTGGGCACGGACAGCATCAAGTCGATCATCCTGGACGTGCTCGCCGCCGCCACGGCCTCGACCTCGGCGCTGCTGGAGCGGGCGATGGCGGAGCTCATCAACCACCCGCACGAGATGCGCAGGCTCCAGGCCGAGGCCCGCGCGGCCGTCGTCCCCGGCGCCGTCGTCACGGAGGCCGACCTCCCGCGCCTGCCGTACCTGAAGGCGGTGGTCAACGAGACCCTGCGGCTCCACCCGCCGGCGCCGCTGCTGCTGCCGCGGGAGACGGTGGAGGACACCCGGCTGCAGGGCCACGACGTGCCGGCGGGCACCCGAGTCCTGATCAACGCCTGGGCCATCGGCCGCGACCCGGCAACGTGGGGTCCCCGCGCCGAGGAGTTCGCGCCGGAGAGGTTCGTCGGggacgagctcggcggcggcgCCGGGCGGGGCTTCTCGTTCCTGCCCTtcggcggcgggaggaggggcTGCCCCGGGGTGGAGTTCGCCATGCTGTCCAACGCGCTGGCGCTGGCGAGCCTCGTGCATGGCTTCGACTGGGAGGTGCCCGGCCACGGCGGGAGGAGGACGCCGCCGGTGGACATGAGCGAGCTGTACGGCCTCTCCGTGTGCCTCAAGGCGCCCCTGCTTCTGGTCGCCAAGACGTGGCCGTCCGTGGCGTCGAGTTAATGAACCAagcaagaaaaaaaatataaaatgtagatctATGTACGCTTAttgtagaaatgaatgtatctagtgttTTAGTTTTAAATGCATCCATTTCTACGATTTGATAAATAATTCAGAAAATGCATCTATTTTTATCCATTTCTACGATTTCGATAAATAATTCAGAATGGAGGGTCTTCCTTCTACACAATGAGTCCAACAGAGTGTTAATGTGTTTCTTCTTTTTCAATAGACATCTGACCCCTGGGCATCTGCATCACTGTGTCAAGTGGAAATGCATTTCGTTCTTTCGAAACGAATGCAAAACAGTATAAATAGTTACAAGTTGATCAAATTGGACATTTACACGTGCCCTACTCTTGCAGCATGGTCGCGTACGCAAGCTCCTCATTACTGGGACTATAAGATTAAACTACCACATTTAAAAAACCGAAATGAATTTTGAAATGGTGTACTTATATTTTGAAGTAACAGTCGGTTGTTCCAATCTTTATGTTCGGTTCTCGAGTATATTCCATTACAAAGAGAAGGAAATAGGCATACAACCATTTCATCTTGGAATGCAACCATTCCATTACAAAGAGAAGGAAATAGGCATACAACCATTTCATCTTGCTAAACTGAGTAGTGTAATAATAATAACATGCAACAACGTTGGGCGGCAATATTAACACCTAAATTCAGGCGAACCCCAAAAGGTAGCAAACAGGCTCGGTCAGTCAGGCAGCTAACTATATCATACAAGAGGTCTGTCGAATCCATAAGAGAGAGCATGTCACCTGTTTCAGACAAGTAACAATTGTGCAAAGGAAGGACAACTAGCGGGTTGCTACACCGGCCTGATTTTTTCTAATCCACATTCCGTGGCATCGAGGAGCTCCTCGTTTGTCGCCTTTCTGTTGCCGACGTCGTCGGCGGGAGGACCTTGCGACGCTTCTGGCGATGCTCTTGCTTCTCTGCGGTGGACTCGACGTCTTTCTCTGAGCACATGCCCTCCGAAACCTCCATGGTCTGGTCTTCAGAGGTGCTTGAGGGAAGAGGCCTTTTAGCTTCCCAGGATTTGTCCTCGTCGACTGCTACATTTGGTTTCTCCTCGCCGACTGCTTCATTTGGTTTCTCCTTGCTGATCGCTTCATTCTTCACACAGGAGGTGCTATCCAAGTCTGGCAGCTCAGGAACTTCCATCTTCTGATCTTTGGAGATGCTATCCGGAAGAGGCCTTTTAGCACCGCAGGGTTTGTCCTCGGAAACTCTTTCATTCTTCGCGCAGGAGACATTATCTATGTCAGGCATCTCATTATCGATATGCTTAACTGCCTCGCCTGCTGCTGGTCCTAAGTTACCGTGTGCATCCACACTGTCGGCATGAGCTTCATCGCTCCCATCTTTACTGTCACCAGCCACAATGGCGCTAGTCTCTCCCTCTTTCGACTCATGGGGAATAGAGCTGTCGCTGATAGCACTGCTGTCAATGTTTCCCTCTTTGGAATGCTGCTCACCATCATTGATTTTAACCGCAGCTTCGCAAGTTTCCTCCATGCCAACTTCGATATCTTCTTCTACCTCGAGATCCACAGAAGTATCTTCATGTTTCGCGTCCTCGGATTTGACAGTAATTGTTGCAGGAGAATGCTCAGCAACATCGTTATTCaaatcacatacaacgagtgaagACTGCTCAGCAATATCATTGTTCAAATCACATACCACGAGTGAAGACATGTCCACAGAAATATCACCCTTGGCCTCCTCAACTTCAACAATGTTTCTTTCTAAAGAATGCTCAGAAGTATTCATTTCTATATCACCAGCCACAACAGATCCCGAGACATCAGGAAGATTACATCTGTCATTGTCAGCTTCATCTTTGGTGCTTGCTGGATCAGGTGCAATGTCAACTTCCATGGCTCTGGCATTAGACATCACGACAGGATGCATATCTCCGGAACCATCACAGCAATCATCCACAACTTCATTTATGTTTGTTTCTAAACTACATTCTTTGTAGGCCAATGCCTCAGAGTTAGCACAGAAAGAGACACACTTGGAATCCATAATATCATGCACTGTAACTTCAATTTGGCCGGAAATTGTCTGGTTATTATGCGAACAATCCAGCATGGATTCCTCACAAGTGTCCTGATCTTGTACCACACAACCATCATCCTTCAACGCTTCAGCACCTTCTGCGGGACATAATCTCAGGTAAGGATTATTATCATAATCCGCAAGAGGTGGCTCAGTTTCCACACCCTGGCTTGGCATGTAGTCGGCAATATCATTGTCAGGTGGACAAACCTAACAATAATAATGGAGAACAACAAAAGGTACAAAATGGCATTAGGAAACAAGTTCAACAGGCTGATTACTAGTACCAATCAATTGAAACGCCAAGAGTACTAGCCATTAGCAAAAATTATACCTGCATGTCTTGTACAGAAAATGTTGTAACCCCTTCAGTCTCTAAAATGCATCCAGAAACAGGTAGCCCATTTCCAGAATCATTAAAGCAGACGGATGTGGATTGTTGCTTTGTTCCAGAAATTTGGCAAAGAGAGTCAGATTCACCAGCAGCGCACCCCTGAGCAAGGAACTCCCTAGCTGCTTCATGTTCAGCATTTTCACTTTCTAGATAGCTTTCGTCAAACTCCTCGCTACCACAGATAAATTCCGGAAAAGTTTTAGAAGGTTCTGTCACTAGCTCCTGGATTAACTTCCGGATCAATGAACGCTTCATAGAAGCTTCAGCAGGTTCAAACCAACCATCACTGAGCTGAAAAGTACATCAAGCATTACAATATGGGGTTACCAAAATATCCAAAATGAGAGGTGTGAAGATTACTCAAACAGAGAGACATCAACTTAAACTTCAGTCACCTGCTACTCCAACTGAGGATGAAAATATGGGATCAAAACTAAAGAGCGCTCACATCATATTCATCCCCATATTTTAATTGGGAAGTGTGCCCCAAGCTCCCAACAATTCCGTATGGCAGCAAACAGCCCATCCATGTTTTAAGCTGTAACTTTCATAACCCAGCAACTGTACTTTTGACATGGTGCAAAATTCCACCGTACTTCAAACTTTGATTAATGCCCAACAACTTCAATGTTCAATTCGACTTACAACCTATGCTTTATAATGGATAGCACGAGTCTACGTTTAATTTCTTGACTAATAAGGGCAACCATATTTGCAGAAATATGAATCCTAACTCCAGCAAGTACCATACACCAATTCCTCTTATTTTTTGAGATTACAGGTAGCAAGTTGCTCAAATGCAAATAGAGATGGTCAGGCCATAAGTAACTCTGGCAAATTGACTAAGGTGAAGATAAAAGCGAGTAGCTACAATCTTGGGAGAAATAGGAACAGGTGCTGTGCGGTTTTCCCTGACTTTTCATCAAAAAAATTCTAACAGACGAATGCACGCGTGAATTATAGCTAGAATAAATTAATCTATGATAGTTTCTCCATTAGtgattatgtacaaaaatatacacAATTTGCATGGTGTTCACTATAACACAAAAACTAGCATTTATTGAAGGAAAATAAACAAAATTacataaacagaaaaaaaaaatgtaCGCTGGTAATGCAATAGGGAGCTGGGCACCCAAACATAACAACATCAAAATTTAAGAAAATAATTAATTAGAACTTACAAAGGTTGAGAATATTGATATCTTCAAAGGGTTAAAGTCACTGGGATAATCCATCAGAAAGCGTTCCACATAATGGAGCAAGAACAAGCCACAGTCAAATGAGTTATCTTGCTGAGGAAGCTGGACGGACAAATAGAACAAAGCTATATCACTATCAGAAAAAAGATATTgacaaatgaaatgaaaaaaatgttCGGTAGGCATGCATACGATATAAAAGAAAATTCTTTGTTTTGTAGGCATGTATAGCGATATACATTGCAACCTTGTGAGTTATATCAACAAATGAAGGTGTTGGACTGGCTAAGCTTAACAAGCCAAACAAACTAGCCCACAGAGATAGTTAACAGAAACTCCTAACCCATTAGAAAAGCAATCCCGGGACTGCAATTCCAGCAAAAACAGAGAGTCTGCAATTTAATATCTTTAAgcatagatggcgggagtactttgacaagctgttcaatggggagagtgagagctctaccattgatctggacgactcctttgatgatactagcAGGCGTTTTGTGCAGCGAATCCAGGAGTCGGAGGTCAAGGAAGCTTTAAATTGGATGGAAGGAAGCAAGGCAATGGGCCctgattgtatccccattgaggtgtggagaggcctcggggacatagcgatagtatggctaaccaagcttttcaacctcatttttcgagaaaacaagatgccagaagaatggagccggggtatattagtaccaatcttcaagaacaaggggggtgttcagagttgtactaattaccgtggaattaaattgatgagccatacaatgaagctatgggagagagtcattgagcaccgcttaagaagaatgacaagcgtgaccaaaaatcaatttggtttcatgcctgggaggttggccatggaagccattttcttggtacaacaacttatggagagatatagggagcaaaagaaggacttgcatatggtgttcattgacttggagaaggcctatgataagataccgcggaatgttatgtggtgggccttggagaaagataaagtcccagcaaagtacattaccctcatcaaggacatgtacgataatgttgtgacaagtgttcgaacaagtgatggcgacactgatgacttcccgattaagataggactaaatcaagggtcagctttgagcccttatctttttgccttggtgatggatgaggtcacaaaggatatacaaggagatatcccatggtgtatgctctttgcggacgatgtggtgctagtcgatgatagtcggacgggggtcaacaggaagttggaattatggaggcaaaccttggaatcggaaggttttagacttagtaggactaagaccgagtacatgaggtgcgctttcagtactactaagcacgaggaggaggggatgttagccttgatgggcaggtggtacctcagaaggacaccttccgttatttggggtcaatgttgcaaaaggatggggatatcgatgaagatgtgaaccatcaaattaaagccggatggatgaagtggcgccatgcTTCTGGCGTTCTCTGTGCCAAaagggtgccacaaaagctaaaaggcaagttctataggacggcgGTTCGACCCGCAATATTGTATGGCGAtgagtgttggccgactaaaagggGACATGTGCAACAGCTAGGTGTGGcggatgtgtggccacacaaggaaggaccgaatccggaatgatgatatacgagatagagttggggtagcgccaattgaagagaagcttgtccaacatcgtctgagatggtttgggcatattcagcgcaAGCCTCCAGAAGCCCCGGTGCATAATGGACGGCTAAAGCAtgctgataatgtcaagagaggtcgggatagaccgaacttgacatgggaagagtccgtaaagagagatctaaaggattggagcatcaccaaagaactagccatggacaggggtgcgtcgaagcttgctatccatgtgccagaaccgtgagttggtcgcgagatcttatgggttccacctctagcctaccccaacttgtttgggactaaaggctttgttgttgttgttgttgttgttgttgctgttgttgttgtattgcCTATTACATGTTCATCGGCCATTTATTTTTTGTGCGTGCATGGGTgggagggtgtgtgtgtgtgtgccgcAATTTGCGCTGAATTTGTTGTTTGGTTGGCCACAGATTAGCAAGGGATAAGCGAAAGCTAAAATGCAGACGCAAACAAAAGCTCATCAAAAAATTGGCAACAAGCCAAGACGGGCATCATGTCAGGATTttggcaaagatttttttgtaaattttagatTCAAACCTTAAAATCTAATGGATAAGAAGATTTTGTTAATAATTTCAAACCTTAACATTTTTACCCGATTAACACTTTGGCTAAATACCCTCAATAAATAACCACACCAGCTAGGCAGCTACCATCTATAGCTCTCCATGATTGGTGAGTGCAATTGGCAATGCAATTTAAAAAGAGCTCCTTGATTTATAGATCACTCATGAAATGAAATAACAAGGGGTAGGGTTTCTTTCAGTGCTTGCCCTCttcacaacatcaacatcaaatGGTTCTCAGAACTAGTGGAAGTCAGAAATTGGCATTAAATATAGAAGTACTCGACAATTTTACAGAGACACACGAGACTTGATACTAAAAGCTGATGTTCACAAACCTCAAGGGAGACGAATCTCAGGTTTAAGAATTTGTCTGAAATATCTAATGCTGATTCAGGGTGCCTTTCCTTCCACTCTTCCCATAGATAACTGCACCAGAAAGAGACAAACTCAGCAGATATTTGTAAAAATGAAGTGCAAAAAATGTCATTGACTGTTTGCACTTTCAGTTATTATATACTTCCAAATAAGATGTTTCAGGCATTGATGTGGTCTACAAGAGATGCCTTTGACATtacctagatcaaaagatattaACAATAAtataattatataaatgtgcttctGGTAACTATAGTGTCCATTTTTTATCTGAAAATCCTCAAGAGCATATGTGGTCAAAGTTTCAAAAATCTGATAGTGCATCCTAAAATAAACTACTTTGCACAAAAGCAGCACAAGATATCACTCTTCCAGAAATGGGCTTACCTTTGAATAATGTCTTTCAGTCCACTGTGATTTCCTTTAAGAGAATCCATATGTAATATACATGGAAGTTTACCATGTTTTTTTGCTTCACCTTCTGAAGCAAAACAACGGGAAAGTAAAACACTAATCCACAAAAATGTTAAAAGTAC
This region includes:
- the LOC123394928 gene encoding (+)-menthofuran synthase-like, whose product is MVAAEMVVAPLDSPVLITVVLAFLLVVITLLVSFSTRRSSSNAPRLRLPPSPRGLPVVGHLHLLGSLPHRSLRSLAASHGPVMHLRLGRVSTVVASSAAAAEEAMKTRDVDFAGRPRLLMVDRFYYGNGGIGFAPYGEHWRQARRVCAVHMLSARRVASLGRVRAQEAAALLDRVRRAGGVVNLSDSLVVYSNAVISRCTLGGAGCGVEEGGGDGARLKKAFGEMEELLGTVPMGESVPWLGWVDTVTGLERRAKRVFEEMDGLLERVIADHRQRRRADSATVHEEDFVDVMLDAGELGTDSIKSIILDVLAAATASTSALLERAMAELINHPHEMRRLQAEARAAVVPGAVVTEADLPRLPYLKAVVNETLRLHPPAPLLLPRETVEDTRLQGHDVPAGTRVLINAWAIGRDPATWGPRAEEFAPERFVGDELGGGAGRGFSFLPFGGGRRGCPGVEFAMLSNALALASLVHGFDWEVPGHGGRRTPPVDMSELYGLSVCLKAPLLLVAKTWPSVASS
- the LOC123394927 gene encoding uncharacterized protein LOC123394927 — its product is MNQAEISGLEYTGLHDTHAGEETYAPEFPPMNQDLSQKTEFDVVMATTAMHSGSSNSYACLHGYQDTEMMSGIQAGKEVVLGSMQHLEERFSDSDEENLSSSPETSSTTNYGYMEQNLENMYNALGEMVNKEGAVVLKPDFVMCDMALHLQPHLIFSPDWFKIEHSDCDSYEDDKTITLYWDVCDIISINSQWTQSVMSASVTLLIRPSAEAESSDPIRVEFILTDPQWPRKQEKICHMALRYRDIWNNTPSEDFALENRSTDPSLFFPKQYFSGIDDFEDVIYPKGDPDAVSISSRDVDLLLPETFVNDTIIDFYIKYLSTRMKTTEKCKFHFFNSFFFRKLADLDKDQGRAPEGRSAFLRVRKWTRKINIFAKDFLFIPVNFSLHWSLIVICYPGEVETSEEGEAKKHGKLPCILHMDSLKGNHSGLKDIIQSYLWEEWKERHPESALDISDKFLNLRFVSLELPQQDNSFDCGLFLLHYVERFLMDYPSDFNPLKISIFSTFLSDGWFEPAEASMKRSLIRKLIQELVTEPSKTFPEFICGSEEFDESYLESENAEHEAAREFLAQGCAAGESDSLCQISGTKQQSTSVCFNDSGNGLPVSGCILETEGVTTFSVQDMQVCPPDNDIADYMPSQGVETEPPLADYDNNPYLRLCPAEGAEALKDDGCVVQDQDTCEESMLDCSHNNQTISGQIEVTVHDIMDSKCVSFCANSEALAYKECSLETNINEVVDDCCDGSGDMHPVVMSNARAMEVDIAPDPASTKDEADNDRCNLPDVSGSVVAGDIEMNTSEHSLERNIVEVEEAKGDISVDMSSLVVCDLNNDIAEQSSLVVCDLNNDVAEHSPATITVKSEDAKHEDTSVDLEVEEDIEVGMEETCEAAVKINDGEQHSKEGNIDSSAISDSSIPHESKEGETSAIVAGDSKDGSDEAHADSVDAHGNLGPAAGEAVKHIDNEMPDIDNVSCAKNERVSEDKPCGAKRPLPDSISKDQKMEVPELPDLDSTSCVKNEAISKEKPNEAVGEEKPNVAVDEDKSWEAKRPLPSSTSEDQTMEVSEGMCSEKDVESTAEKQEHRQKRRKVLPPTTSATERRQTRSSSMPRNVD